A single window of Intrasporangium calvum DSM 43043 DNA harbors:
- the hflX gene encoding GTPase HflX yields MKNMNRSHSIKPSAADDLLATRAEALADETLEADPAAHGLYDGDQLDREERAALRRVTGLSTELEDITEVEYRQLRLERVVLAKVWSEGTAADAENSLRELAALAETAGSDVLAGVIQRRQRPDPASYLGKGKAIELRDIVIAEGADTVIADDELAPSQRRALEDVVKVKVIDRTALILDIFAQHAKSREGKAQVELAQLQYLLPRLRGWGESMSRQAGGQAAGGQGMGSRGPGETKIELDRRRINTRMAKLRREIADMKTHRDTKRSTRKKGGVPSVAIAGYTNAGKSSLLNRLTGAGVLVENQLFATLDTTVRRSETKDGREFTLTDTVGFVRSLPTHLVEAFRSTLEEVGDADLLLHVVDGSHPDPEGQITAVREVLADVEAADVKEVIVVNKADIADPDVLDRIRRHEKHSIAVSARTGAGIQELIDLIARELPKPDIEVDVLVPYHRGDLISRIHDEGEILESEHVADGTRVRARVTPAVEADLSDYVVA; encoded by the coding sequence ATGAAGAACATGAATCGAAGCCACAGCATCAAGCCATCCGCAGCCGACGACCTGCTCGCGACCCGCGCCGAAGCGCTGGCCGACGAGACGCTGGAAGCCGACCCAGCGGCACACGGGCTCTATGACGGCGACCAGCTCGACCGTGAGGAGCGCGCCGCCCTCCGCCGCGTCACCGGCCTGTCCACCGAGCTCGAGGACATCACCGAGGTCGAGTACCGCCAGCTGCGCCTCGAGCGCGTCGTCCTCGCCAAGGTCTGGAGCGAGGGAACCGCCGCGGACGCGGAGAACTCCCTGCGCGAGCTCGCGGCACTGGCCGAGACCGCTGGCTCCGACGTCCTCGCAGGGGTCATCCAGCGCCGCCAGCGGCCGGATCCCGCGAGCTACCTGGGCAAGGGCAAGGCGATCGAGCTGCGCGACATCGTCATCGCCGAGGGTGCGGACACGGTGATCGCCGACGACGAGCTCGCCCCGAGCCAGCGTCGCGCGCTCGAGGACGTCGTCAAGGTCAAGGTGATCGACCGCACGGCCCTGATCCTCGACATCTTCGCCCAGCACGCCAAGAGCCGCGAGGGCAAGGCCCAGGTCGAGCTCGCCCAGCTCCAGTACCTCCTCCCGCGCCTGCGTGGCTGGGGTGAGTCGATGTCGCGACAGGCCGGTGGCCAGGCAGCCGGCGGCCAGGGCATGGGCTCGCGTGGCCCCGGTGAGACGAAGATCGAGCTCGACCGGCGCCGGATCAACACGCGCATGGCCAAGCTGCGCCGCGAGATCGCCGACATGAAGACCCACCGCGACACCAAGCGCTCGACCCGCAAGAAGGGCGGCGTGCCGAGCGTGGCCATCGCCGGCTACACCAACGCCGGCAAGTCCTCGCTGCTCAACCGACTCACCGGGGCGGGGGTCCTCGTCGAGAACCAGCTCTTCGCCACCCTCGACACGACGGTCCGCCGCTCGGAGACGAAGGACGGGCGCGAGTTCACCCTGACCGACACCGTCGGGTTCGTCCGGTCGCTGCCGACCCACCTGGTCGAGGCCTTCCGGTCGACCCTCGAGGAGGTCGGCGACGCCGATCTGCTCCTCCACGTGGTCGACGGCTCGCACCCCGATCCCGAGGGGCAGATCACGGCAGTCCGTGAGGTCCTGGCCGACGTCGAGGCAGCAGACGTCAAGGAGGTCATCGTCGTCAACAAGGCGGACATCGCCGACCCGGACGTGCTCGACCGGATCCGCCGCCACGAGAAGCACTCGATCGCCGTGTCGGCCCGCACCGGAGCCGGCATCCAGGAGCTCATCGACCTCATCGCCCGCGAGCTGCCGAAGCCGGACATCGAGGTGGACGTCCTCGTGCCTTACCACCGCGGCGACCTCATCTCGCGCATCCACGACGAGGGCGAGATCCTCGAGAGTGAGCACGTCGCGGATGGCACTCGGGTGCGCGCCCGCGTGACGCCGGCCGTCGAGGCCGACCTGTCCGACTACGTGGTGGCCTGA
- a CDS encoding class I SAM-dependent methyltransferase, with product MSEHPDHYFSAEPATPEERRQIRVRIDGRDLTLTTARGVYSPDRLDPGTAVLLAGAPDPSPTGHLLDLGCGWGPISLTLARRSPAARVWGVDVNRRALQLAALNAEAAGVDNVTFCEPADVPGDLRFDTIWSNPPIHVGKSALHALLERWLPRLAPEGVAHLVVQKHLGSDSLQRWINAQDWGLTCTRLSSTKAFRILEVRRSP from the coding sequence ATGAGCGAGCACCCCGACCACTACTTCAGCGCTGAGCCGGCCACCCCGGAGGAGCGGCGGCAGATCCGGGTCCGGATCGACGGCCGCGACCTCACCCTGACCACCGCCCGCGGCGTCTACTCGCCCGACCGGCTCGACCCCGGCACGGCCGTCCTGCTCGCCGGCGCACCCGACCCCAGTCCCACCGGCCACCTTCTCGACCTCGGCTGCGGCTGGGGCCCGATCTCCCTCACGCTGGCACGTCGCTCCCCCGCCGCCCGGGTGTGGGGCGTCGACGTCAACCGCCGGGCGCTGCAGCTGGCGGCGCTCAACGCCGAGGCGGCAGGCGTGGACAACGTGACCTTCTGCGAGCCCGCCGACGTTCCGGGGGACCTGCGCTTCGACACCATCTGGTCCAATCCGCCGATCCATGTCGGCAAGTCCGCCCTCCACGCCCTGCTCGAGCGATGGCTGCCCCGTCTCGCCCCGGAGGGGGTGGCCCACCTCGTCGTCCAGAAGCACCTCGGCTCCGACTCGCTGCAGCGGTGGATCAACGCCCAGGACTGGGGCCTCACCTGCACGCGGCTCTCATCGACCAAGGCCTTCCGGATCCTCGAGGTCAGACGATCGCCCTGA
- a CDS encoding cysteine desulfurase-like protein, with amino-acid sequence MTYDVAAVRAHFPALREGAAHFDGPGGSQTPDIVARAVHDTLVSAVANRGAVTPAERRAEQIVVECRAALGDLLGSDPRGIVFGRSATALTYDLSRALARTWGPGDEVVVTRLDHDSNIRPWVQAAGAVGATVRWVDFDPATGELPVEAVAEQLSDRTRLVATTAASNLIGTRPPVAEIARLVHDAGALYWVDGVHATAHTLVDRPGVGADFWTCSPYKFLGPHCGVLAADPTLLETLTMDKLLPSSDDVPERFELGTLPYELMAGTTAAVEFLAGLATADWSVAERADSQAEDEDAGRLVDRPTRRSRLVASFAALEEHEARLAARLEAEIRDLPGLRVYSNAAHRTPTLLFTIDGKDPQEVRRALADKGINAPASNFYALECSRSLGLGDAGAVRTGLAPYTDDEDVDRLIEALRAIV; translated from the coding sequence ATGACCTACGACGTCGCCGCAGTCCGCGCCCACTTCCCCGCCCTGCGCGAGGGCGCCGCCCACTTCGACGGTCCCGGTGGGAGCCAGACCCCCGACATCGTCGCACGCGCCGTCCACGACACGCTCGTCTCTGCGGTCGCCAACCGTGGCGCGGTCACGCCGGCCGAGCGCCGGGCCGAGCAGATCGTGGTGGAGTGCCGAGCCGCGCTGGGTGACCTGCTCGGCAGCGACCCACGAGGGATCGTCTTCGGTCGCAGCGCGACGGCGCTGACCTACGACCTCTCCCGAGCGCTCGCCAGGACGTGGGGACCGGGCGACGAGGTGGTGGTGACCCGCCTCGACCACGACTCCAACATCCGCCCCTGGGTCCAGGCCGCGGGCGCCGTCGGCGCCACGGTCAGGTGGGTGGACTTCGACCCGGCGACCGGCGAGCTGCCCGTCGAGGCCGTCGCCGAACAGCTGTCCGACCGCACCCGACTGGTCGCGACCACCGCCGCGTCCAACCTCATCGGTACGCGGCCCCCGGTGGCCGAGATCGCCCGACTGGTCCACGACGCCGGCGCGCTCTACTGGGTCGACGGTGTGCACGCCACGGCGCACACCCTGGTCGACCGGCCGGGTGTCGGCGCGGACTTCTGGACGTGCTCGCCCTACAAGTTCCTCGGCCCTCACTGCGGCGTGCTCGCCGCCGACCCGACGCTCCTCGAGACCCTGACCATGGACAAGCTGCTCCCGTCGAGCGACGACGTCCCGGAGCGGTTCGAGCTCGGGACGCTGCCCTACGAGCTGATGGCCGGGACCACGGCCGCGGTCGAGTTCCTTGCCGGCCTGGCCACCGCGGACTGGTCCGTGGCCGAGCGCGCGGACAGCCAGGCGGAGGACGAGGATGCAGGGCGCCTGGTCGACCGTCCCACCCGCCGGAGTCGCCTCGTCGCGAGCTTTGCCGCTCTCGAGGAGCACGAGGCCCGGCTCGCAGCGCGACTGGAAGCCGAAATCCGCGACCTGCCCGGACTGCGGGTGTACAGCAACGCCGCCCACCGGACGCCCACCCTCCTCTTCACCATCGACGGGAAGGACCCGCAGGAGGTGCGGCGGGCGCTGGCCGACAAGGGGATCAACGCGCCGGCGAGCAACTTCTACGCCCTGGAGTGCTCGCGGAGCCTGGGCCTGGGCGATGCCGGTGCGGTGCGCACCGGGCTGGCTCCCTACACGGACGACGAGGACGTCGACCGGCTCATCGAGGCGCTCAGGGCGATCGTCTGA
- the dapF gene encoding diaminopimelate epimerase has protein sequence MTRFTKGHGTENDFVLVPDPEGTLELTPAQVQRLADRRAGIGGDGVIRIVPTRHATEDSVRAQAAQAEWFMDYRNADGSLAEMCGNGTRVFASFLVREGMVHGDTFDIATRAGIKHVRVVPEGFAVDLGPWRYGDEQGARRDGFDIMVRPRHGKPVPALTFDLGNPHAVVMLPDGIELENLDLTAPPDVQPAQPNGINVEFVKAVGPAHIAMRVHERGVGETRSCGTGAAAAALATRFWSGVEDLAPWRVDVPGGTLTVTPLAGNRVELAGPAELVADGDVSL, from the coding sequence ATGACGCGCTTCACGAAGGGCCACGGCACCGAGAACGACTTCGTCCTCGTGCCCGACCCCGAGGGCACCCTCGAGCTGACCCCGGCCCAGGTGCAGCGGCTCGCGGACCGACGCGCCGGCATCGGGGGAGACGGAGTCATCCGCATCGTCCCCACCAGGCACGCCACCGAGGACAGCGTGCGGGCCCAGGCTGCGCAGGCCGAGTGGTTCATGGACTACCGCAACGCCGACGGGTCACTCGCCGAGATGTGCGGCAACGGCACGCGGGTGTTCGCGTCGTTCCTCGTGCGGGAGGGCATGGTGCACGGCGACACGTTCGACATCGCGACCCGAGCCGGCATCAAGCACGTCCGGGTCGTCCCTGAGGGCTTCGCGGTCGACCTCGGCCCCTGGCGCTACGGCGACGAGCAGGGAGCCCGCCGTGACGGCTTCGACATCATGGTCCGACCGCGGCACGGCAAGCCGGTGCCCGCGCTCACCTTCGACCTCGGCAACCCCCACGCCGTCGTCATGCTCCCCGACGGCATCGAGCTGGAGAACCTCGACCTGACCGCCCCGCCAGACGTCCAGCCGGCGCAGCCGAACGGGATCAACGTCGAGTTCGTCAAAGCCGTCGGACCCGCCCACATCGCCATGCGCGTCCACGAGCGCGGCGTCGGCGAGACCCGGTCCTGCGGCACGGGAGCAGCCGCGGCCGCACTGGCCACCCGGTTCTGGTCCGGGGTCGAGGACCTGGCGCCCTGGCGCGTCGACGTCCCCGGCGGGACCCTGACCGTCACCCCCCTGGCCGGAAACCGCGTCGAGCTGGCCGGGCCGGCCGAGCTCGTCGCGGACGGCGACGTCTCGCTCTGA